The following DNA comes from Cedecea neteri.
GGCCATTTATGAGGGGCTGCGGAACTATTTCCGCGAGCACCCGCTGCAGTCTGCTCCATCGAATGAGCAAACTGCCCATAGCCAACTGGGTTCGCCGCAGCAGGTCGCGGTGACCAACTAAGGAGATAACATGCCGATTCAGGTTCTGCCGCCGCAGCTTGCGAACCAGATCGCCGCTGGCGAGGTTGTAGAGCGTCCTGCGTCGGTAGTGAAAGAGCTGGTTGAGAACAGTCTTGATGCCGGGGCCACACGCATAGATATCGACATTGAGCGTGGTGGCGCGAAGCTCATTCGTATTCGGGACAACGGCTGCGGCATCAAGCAGCAGGAGCTGGCACTGGCGCTGGCTCGCCATGCCACCAGTAAAATTGCCTCGCTTGATGACCTGGAGGCCATTATCAGTCTCGGGTTTCGCGGCGAAGCGCTGGCAAGCATCAGCTCCGTTTCCCGCCTGACCCTGACATCGCGTACCGCAGAACAAAGTGAAGCCTGGCAGGCCTATGCTGAAGGGCGTGACCAGGCTGTGACGGTCAAACCAGCCGCGCACCCTGTCGGGACGACGCTTGAAGTGCTCGATCTGTTTTACAACACGCCCGCGCGCCGTAAGTTCATGCGTACCGAAAAAACCGAATTTAATCATATTGATGAAGTGGTGCGCCGCATCGCGCTTGCGCGGTTTGACGTTTCTATCACGCTCAATCACAACGGCAAAATGATCCGCCAGTACCGTGCCGTTCAGGAAGGTGCGCCACGCGAGCGTCGCCTGGGGGCCATTTGCGGTACGCCATTTCTCGAACAGGCGCTGGCCATTGAGTGGCAGCACGGTGATTTGACGCTACGTGGCTGGGTTGCTGAGCCTTCTGCAACCACTTCGGCCCTGGCGGAGATCCAATATTGTTATGTTAACGGGCGCATGATGCGCGACCGCTTAATTAACCATGCGATTCGCCAGGCCTGTGAAGACAAATTGGGTGTGGATCAGCAGCCGGCCTTTGTGCTGTATCTGGAGATCGATCCGCACCAGGTGGACGTTAACGTTCACCCGGCGAAGCATGAGGTGCGTTTCCATCAGTCACGGCTGGTGCATGACTTTATCTATCAGGGTGTGATCAGCGTATTTCAGCAGCAGGGTGAGAACGCCCTGGCGTTGGAAGAAACGGCGGAAACGCCCGTTGAACGTTGGCAGCCGGAAAACCGTGTTGCCGCAGGGCGCAATCAGTTTGCCACGCCAGCCGTCGCGCGTGAGCCCCGTGAGGCTGCGACAAGGCAGAGTTCGCCTACATCGGGCAGCGGTGGCCGTCCAGCCGGGGCCGGAGTCACACCGCTTTGGCCACATGCAGCACCTGGCTATCAAAAGCAGCAGGGTGCCCTTTATCATCAGTTGCTTGAGACGCCCGACGTCGAGCCCAAACCTGCCGATCGTGCTGAAGAGCCGGCTGCGTTAGAGGGACATTCGCAAAGTTTTGGCCGGGTGTTAACGGTTTTACCGCCGGATAAAGCTTTGCTGGAGCGACAGGGCAAACTTTCGCTGCTTTCGCTGGTGGTTGCTGAACGGTGGCTAAAACAGGCTCAACTGGCGCCGGGGAGTGAAGGTCTGCGTGCTCAGCCGCTGCTGATTCCGCTGCGGCTGAAAGTCAGTCGCGAAGAACATGACGTATTGGTTAAATATCAGGCGCTTTTGAAAGAAATGGGCATTGAGTTTGATACTGATGCCCGGCAGATAACAATTCGCACGGTACCTTTACCTTTACGCAAACAAAATTTACAAATCTTGATTCACGAACTGCCAGGATACCTGGCGCAACAGGCGGACGTTTCGGCGGGCCAGCTGGCTTTGTGGATTGCTCGTCATTTGGCAAGCGATCACGAACAGTGGAGTCAGGCTCAGGCGATCACCCTGCTGGCAGACGTAGAACGTCTTTGCCCGCAGTTGGTGAAATCCCCCCCCGGCGGTTTGCTGCAACCTGTTGATTTACAATCGGCGATGAACGCCCTGAAAGATGACTGAAGATAAAAAAAGGCCACAGGCGATTTTTTTAATGGGGCCAACGGCCTCAGGCAAGACGGCACTTGCTATTAATTTGCGTAAAACTTTGCCGGTAGAGTTGATAAGCGTGGATTCGGCCCTCATCTATCGTGGAATGGATGTCGGTACCGCTAAGCCAACGGAACAAGAGCTCGCCCAGGCGCCTCACCGGTTACTGGACCTGCTTGACCCGGCTCAGGCGTACTCTGCGGCAGATTTTCGCCGCGATGCGCTGGCCGAGATGGCTGAAATTACCGCCGCCGGGCGTATTCCGCTGCTGGTCGGCGGGACTATGCTCTATTTTAAAGCGCTGCTGGAAGGGCTTTCGCCACTGCCGTCGGCGAACCCGGAAGTCAGGGCAAAGATAGAGCAACAGGCGGCAGAGCAAGGGTGGAATGCGTTGCATCGTCAACTGGAAGAAATCGATCCCGTTGCCGCTGCCCGGATTCATCCAAATGATCCGCAAAGGCTTTCCCGGGCACTGGAAGTTTTTTTCATTTCGGGTAAAACTTTAACGGAACTGACGCAAACGTCAGGAGAAGCTCTGCCGTATCAGGTGCATCAGTTCGCCATCGCCCCGGCGAGCCGTGAACTGCTCCATCAGCGAATTGAGCAGCGTTTTCATCAGATGTTAGCTTCAGGTTTTGAAGCAGAAGTGCGGGCGCTTTTTGCTCGCGGAGATTTGCATACGGAGATGCCTTCCATCCGTTGTGTGGGCTACCGCCAGATGTGGTCTTATTTGGCCGGTGAAACGTCATACGATGAGATGGTTTATCGAGGTATTTGCGCGACGCGTCAATTGGCTAAGCGCCAGATGACCTGGCTGCGTGGCTGGGAAGGTGTTCACTGGTTAGACAGTGAAAAACCAGAGCAGGCATACAGCGAAGTGCTACAGGTTGTTAGTGCGAAGCATGGGTGAATGTGTACAATTGAATCGTCAGCGTGCGCAAATTTTTACGCAGTTTTTCAGAGCTAATCGCTCTTGAGTGACAAACAACAAACATATAAGGAAAAGATAGAATGGCTAAGGGGCAATCTTTACAAGATCCGTTCTTGAACGCACTGCGTCGTGAACGTGTTCCAGTTTCTATTTATTTGGTGAATGGTATTAAGCTGCAAGGGCAAATTGAGTCTTTCGATCAGTTCGTGATCCTGTTGAAAAACACGGTCAGCCAGATGGTCTATAAGCACGCGATTTCTACCGTTGTTCCGTCTCGTCCGGTTTCTCATCATAGCAATAACACCGGCACCGGCGGTTCTGGCGGCTACCATCACGGCGGCAGCGCTCAGGCTGGTTCTGCGCCGCAACAAGACAGCGAAGAAACCGAATAAGGTTGCTTGCTGTTTTCCCGGTCGGGGGACCAGTTCAGCTGCGTTCCCCGCTGGTCTTTTTGAGAGGTTATACGCTTGTTTGACCGTTATGATGCCGGTGAGCAGGCGGTACTGGTTCACATCTATTTTTCGCAAGACAAAGACATGGAAGACCTGGCGGAGTTTGAATCCCTGGTCTCTTCAGCCGGTGTCGAAGCACTGCAGGTGGTAACCGGTAGCCGCAAGTCCCCGCACCCAAAGTATTTCGTAGGTGAAGGCAAAGCCGTTGAGATTGCCGAGGCCGTTAAGGCCACTGGGGCGTCGGTTGTGCTGTTTGATCATGCGTTATCCCCCGCCCAGGAACGTAACCTGGAAGCCCTGTGCCAGTGCCGTGTTATCGATCGCACCGGGTTAATTTTAGATATTTTTGCCCAACGTGCACGTACCCATGAGGGTAAATTGCAGGTTGAGCTGGCCCAGCTTCGCCATTTGGCTACACGCCTGGTACGCGGCTGGACCCACCTTGAGCGCCAGAAAGGCGGGATCGGTTTACGCGGTCCGGGGGAAACCCAGCTCGAGACGGACCGTCGTCTGCTGCGCAATCGTATTATGCTGATCCTCTCGCGTTTAGAACGCGTGGAAAAACAGCGCGAGCAGGGGCGGCGTTCACGTAATAAAGCAGATGTGCCAACGATTTCATTGGTGGGCTACACCAACGCCGGCAAATCTACGCTATTTAATAGAATTACCGCGGCCGATGTTTATGCCGCGGATCAGCTATTTGCCACACTCGATCCTACACTGCGCCGTATTGACGTCGCCGATGTGGGCGAAACCGTGCTGGCAGATACTGTCGGTTTTATTCGCCACCTGCCGCATGATTTGGTAGCGGCGTTTAAAGCCACTTTGCAGGAGACACGTCAGGCCACGCTGTTGTTACACGTGATTGACGCGGCCGACTTCCGGATGCAGGAAAACATTGCAGCAGTCGATACCGTACTGGAAGAGATTGAGGCGAATGAAATTCCTACGCTGTTGGTCATGAATAAAATCGATGCGTTGGATGAGTTTGAGCCGCGTATTGACAGGAACGACGAGAATGTGCCGATCCGGGTCTGGCTTTCCGCACAGACCGGTGCCGGTGTCCCACTGCTTTTCCAGGCTCTGACGGAGCGTTTGTCTGGTGAAATTGCGCAGCATACGCTGCGTTTACCCCCTCAGGCAGGGCGTTTGCGGAGCCGTTTTTATCAGCTTCAGGCAATAGAAAAAGAGTGGACAGAGGAAGACGGCTGCGTGGGGTTAGAAGTCCGTATGCCTATCGTGGACTGGCGTCGCCTTTGTAAACAAGAACCGGCACTCGCGGATTACATCGTTTAGATGTCATCAGACTGGTTCATATACCCTAAATAATTCGAGTTGCAGGCAGGCGACAAGAGCGAGAGTCCCAAGGAGCATAGCTAACTATGTGACTGGGGTGAGCGGGCGCAGCCAACGCACCTGCGGCTTTAAGTATGACGGGTATAAATGTCCTGAAGACTATTTCCCCCTCGGGGGATATCACCGCACAACAAATATGGAGCATAAACATGGCGTGGAATCAGCCCGGTAATAACGGACAGGACCGCGACCCGTGGGGAAGCAGCAAGCCTGGCGGCGACTCTGGGGGTAACAAAGGAGGGCGTGATCAGGGGCCACCTGATCTGGATGATATCTTCCGCAAACTGAGCAAAAAGCTCGGCGGCCTTGGCGGCGGGAAAAGCGGTGGCAGCGGCGGTGGTAATGCATCGCAGGGGCCGGGCAATCCTATTGGCGGTCGTGTGGTCGGTATTGTTGCCGCTGCAGCGGTCATTATCTGGGCTGCAACCGGGTTCTATACCATTAAAGAAGCCGAACGCGGTGTTGTGACCCGCTTTGGTAAATTCAGTCATCTGGTTGAACCGGGTCTGAACTGGAAACCGACGTTTATCGACAGCGTTCAGGCAGTGAACGTTGAGTCGGTACGTGAACTTGCAGCGTCCGGTGTGATGCTGACTTCTGACGAAAACGTCGTGCGCGTTGAGATGAACGTGCAGTACCGCGTGACCGATCCACAGCGCTATCTGTTCAGCGTGACCAGTGCGGATGACAGCCTGCGTCAGGCCACCGACAGCGCGCTGCGCGGCGTTATCGGCAAATACACTATGGATAAGATCTTGACAGAAGGTCGTACCGTGATTCGTAGCGATACCCAGCGTGAGCTTGAAGAAACCATCAAGCCTTACAACATGGGTATCACGCTGCTGGACGTAAACTTCCAGACGGCACGTCCGCCGGAAGAAGTTAAGGCCGCCTTTGATGATGCGATTGCCGCTCGTGAAAACGAACAGCAGTACATCCGTGAAGCGGAAGCTTACAGCAACGAAGTACAGCCGCGTGCAAACGGCCAGGCTCAACGTATTCTGGAAGAAGCGCGTGCTTATAAAGCACAGACCGTTCTGGAAGCGCAGGGTGAAGTGGCTCGCTTCGCGAAGATGCTGCCAGAATATAAAGCCGCACCGCAAATCACCCGCGAGCGTCTGTATATCGAGACCATGGAAAAAGTCCTTAGCCACACCCGTAAAGTGCTGGTTAACGATAAAGGTGGCAACCTGATGGTGCTGCCGTTGGATCAGATGTTGAAGGGCGGCGCTCAGCAGCCGGCCGCAAAGAGCGATAACAGCGCAGCGAACAATTTGCTGCGTCTGCCGCCAGCGTCCAGCTCAAGCAGCAGTGCCAGCACCTCTTCGTCCTCCTCGAGTGGCGATATCATGGATCAGCGTCGTGCTAACGCACTGCGCAACGATACCCAGCGCGTAGGGAGTGAATAACGATGCGTAAGTCTTTTGTTGCAGTAATTATCATCGTGCTGGTCGTGATCTACACCTCGCTGTTCGTGGTGCATGAGGGCGAGCGCGGCATTACATTACGCTTCGGCAAAGTTCTGCGTGATGACGAAAACAAACCGGTCGTGTATGAGCCGGGTCTGCACTTCAAGATCCCGTTCATTGAGACCGTGAAAACCCTGGATGCTCGTATCCAGACGATGGACAACCAGGCCGATCGCTTTGTAACCAAAGAGAAGAAGGACCTGATTGTTGACTCCTACATCAAGTGGCGTATCAGCGACTTCAGCCGTTACTACCTTGCTACTGGCGGTGGTGATGTTTCTCAGGCAGAAGTGCTGCTGAAACGTAAGTTCAGTGACCGTCTGCGTTCTGAAATTGGTCGTCTGGATGTGAAAGACATCGTGACCGATTCCCGTGGTCGCCTGACGCTGGACGTCCGTGACGCTTTGAACTCCGGTTCTGCGGGCACGGATGATGAAGTTGCTACGCCGGCAGCGGATGATGCTATTGCGTCTGCCGCAGCGCGCGTAACTCAGGAAACCAACGGCAAAGTGCCGGTGGTTAACCCGAACAGTATGGCGGCGCTGGGTATTGAAGTTGTGGACGTGCGTATCAAGCAGATTAACCTGCCTGCTGAGGTGTCCGAGGCGATTTACAACCGTATGCGCGCAGAGCGTGAAGCGGTTGCCCGTCGTCACCGTTCACAGGGCCAGGAAGAAGCTGAGAAGCTGCGTGCAACTGCAGACTACGAAGTTACCCGTACGCTGGCAGAAGCCGAGCGTGAAGGGCGTATCTCTCGTGGTGAAGGTGATGCTGAAGCCGCGAAGCTGTTTGCTGATGCGTTTAGCCAGGATCCAGACTTCTACGCCTTTATCCGTAGCCTGCGCGCTTATGAAGCCAGCTTCCAGTCTAATCAGGATATTATGGTGCTGAGCCCGGACAGCGACTTCTTCCGCTACATGAAAACGCCAGCAAATAGCGCACGCTAATTGCTGAGTAATTTGAAAGAGCCGGTTTACCGGCTCTTTTTTTATGCCCGCAAAGGATGATTATGAATTCAACAATCTGGCTGGCGCTTGCGCTGGTTTTGGTACTCGAAGGCCTGGGGCCAATGCTGTATCCGCGCATTTGGCGGCGAATGATTCTGGCTATGGCACAATTGCCGGACACACTACTGCGTCGTTTTGGCGGTGGTCTTGTGGTTGCTGGCATCGTGATCTACTACATGTTGAGTCGCGCAAGTAGCTGAGTGAAATTTATCCGGCAGAAACTGATTTTGTATACTAAAAGGGCTGTTCATCTGAGAAACCGATGGTAGAATCCATTTTTAAGCAAACGGTGATTTTGAAAAATGGGTAACAACGTCGTCGTACTGGGCACCCAATGGGGTGACGAAGGTAAAGGAAAGATCGTCGATCTTCTGACTGAACGGGCTAAATATGTTGTGCGCTACCAGGGCGGTCACAACGCAGGTCACACTCTCGTAATCAACGGTGAAAAAACCGTTCTTCATCTTATTCCATCAGGCATTCTTCGCGAAAACGTCACCAGCATCATCGGTAACGGCGTTGTGCTGTCTCCAGCTGCGCTGATGAAAGAGATGAAAGGTCTGGAAGACCGCGGTATTCCAGTACGTGAGCGTCTGCTGCTGTCAGAAGCTTGCCCGCTGATCCTTGACTACCACGTTGCGCTGGACGTTGCGCGTGAAAAAGCACGCGGTGCAAAAGCTATCGGTACTACCGGTCGCGGCATCGGGCCAGCTTACGAAGACAAAGTGGCCCGTCGTGGCCTGCGCGTTGGCGACCTGTTCGACAAAGCCACCTTTGCAGACAAGCTGAAAGAAGTGATGGAATATCATAACTTCCAGCTGGTGAACTTCTACAAAGTTGAAGCCGTTGACTACCAGAAAGTGCTGGACGATGCGATGGCGGTTGCCGACATCCTGACCAGCATGGTTGTTGATGTCTCTGACTTGCTGGATCAGGCGCGTAAACGCGGCGACTTCATCATGTTTGAAGGTGCCCAGGGTACACTGCTGGACATCGACCACGGGACCTATCCGTACGTAACCTCCTCTAACACCACCGCAGGTGGCGTTGCGACTGGCTCCGGCATTGGTCCGCGCTATGTGGATTACGTTCTGGGTATCATCAAAGCTTACTCCACTCGCGTGGGGGCAGGTCCGTTCCCAACTGAGCTGTTTGATGACATCGGCGAATTCCTGTGCAAGCAGGGTAACGAATTCGGTGCGACCACCGGTCGTCGTCGTCGTACCGGCTGGCTAGATGCGGTTGCCGTGCGTCGTGCGGTGCAGATCAACTCCTTGTCCGGCTTCTGCCTGACCAAGCTGGACGTCCTGGACGGCCTGAAAGAAGTGAAAATCTGCGTCGGCTACCGTATGCCGGATGGTCGCGAAGTCACTACGACCCCAATGGCTGCGGATGACTGGGAAGGTATCCAACCGATTTACGAAGTGATGCCTGGCTGGTCTGAAACCACTTTCGGCGTGAAAGAGCGCAGCGGTCTGCCGCAGGCAGCGCTGAACTACATCAAACGCATTGAAGAAGTGACCGGCGTGCCGATTGACATTATCTCAACCGGCCCAGACCGTACTGAAACCATGATTCTGCGCGATCCGTTCGACGCATAATGATGTCGCGGGGTGTGGTATCACACCCCGTATTGCTTTCTTCCCGCCGCTTTATTCATCATTCCAATCAAATAAATTAGCTGGCAACCATATGGCTGGTTTATCATCAATATGTACCTGCTTTAAGGTGCAACTTGCCTTGCGCAAAGCGTTTCCCCTCCCACCCATGAGGTTGATGTGCAGTTAACGAGTTTTACTGATTACGGTTTACGTGCTTTGATTTATATGGCTTCTCTTCCCGAAGGGAGAATGACCAATATCTCTGAAGTCACAGAGGTGTACGGCGTGTCCCGTAATCACATGGTGAAAATCATCAATCAACTCAGCCGCGCGGGCTATGTCATGGCCGTGCGAGGAAAAAATGGCGGCATTCGTCTTGGTAAGCCTGCGGAAACGATCCGCATTGGCGACGTGGTGCGCGAGCTGGAGCCGCTCTCATTGGTGAACTGTAGCAGTGAGTTTTGTCATATCACCCCCGCCTGCCGACTTAAACAGGCTTTGGCTGAGGCGGTGCAGAGTTTCCTTCAGGAACTGGACAAGCACACGCTGGCCGACCTGGTGGACCAAAACCAACCGCTCTACAAATTACTGCTGGTGGAATAATCACGATTTCACCTGCGGATGACAACGGAGGACCCGAAATGTCAAAAGATCCTTTTCAGGAACGAGAAGCCGAAAAATACGAAAACCCGATCCCAAGCCGGGAGTTTATTCTCGACCATCTCTCAAAACGTGAAAAACCGGCCAGCCGCGAAGAGCTGGCGGAAGAACTAAAAATCTCCGGTGAAGAACAGCTTGAAGCTTTGCGCCGTCGCCTCCGTGCGATGGAGCGTGATGGCCAACTGGTCTTCACTCGCCGCCAGTGTTACGCGCTGCCGGAACGTCTGGACTTACTGAAAGGTAAAGTGATCGGCCACCGCGACGGGTTTGGTTTCCTGCGCGTCGAAGGGAGTAAAGACGATCTCTATCTTTCATCTGAGCAGATGAAAATGTGCATGCATGGCGATCTGGTACTGGCGCAGCCGCTCGGTGCTGACCGTAAGGGCCGCCGCGAAGCACGTATTGTGCGCGTACTGGAGCCAAGAACCGGGCTGATTGTTGGCCGCTACTTTACCGACGCTGGCGTAGGTTTTGTGGTGCCGGACGACAGCCGTCTGAGCTTCGATATTCTGATCCCGCCGGAAGCGCTGATGGGCGCCCGTATGGGCTTTGTGGTTGTGGTCGAGCTGACTCAGCGCCCAACGCGTCGTACCAAAGCGATCGGTAAGATTGTTGAAGTGCTTGGCGACAACATGGATACCGGCATGGCCGTTGATATGGCGCTGCGTACCCATGAAATCCCGCACGTCTGGCCGAAAGAAGTTGAAGCCCAGGTTGCAAACCTGAAAGAAGAAGTGCCGGAAGAAGCCAAAATCGGCCGCGTTGATCTGCGCGATCTGCCGCTGGTGACTATCGACGGTGAAGATGCGCGTGACTTTGATGACGCCGTCTTCTGCGAGAAAAAACGCGGCGGTGGCTGGCGCCTTTGGGTGGCGATCGCCGACGTAAGCTACTATGTTCGTCCGCCAACGGCGCTGGATAACGAAGCCCGCAATCGTGGGACGTCAGTTTACTTCCCGTCGCAGGTAGTACCGATGCTGCCGGAAGTGCTTTCAAACGGCCTTTGTTCCCTGAACCCGCAGGTTGACCGCCTGTGTATGGTCTGCGAGATGACCATCTCCGCAGCGGGGCGTCTGACGGGCTATAAATTCTATGAAGCGGTGATGAGCTCCCATGCG
Coding sequences within:
- the mutL gene encoding DNA mismatch repair endonuclease MutL; translated protein: MPIQVLPPQLANQIAAGEVVERPASVVKELVENSLDAGATRIDIDIERGGAKLIRIRDNGCGIKQQELALALARHATSKIASLDDLEAIISLGFRGEALASISSVSRLTLTSRTAEQSEAWQAYAEGRDQAVTVKPAAHPVGTTLEVLDLFYNTPARRKFMRTEKTEFNHIDEVVRRIALARFDVSITLNHNGKMIRQYRAVQEGAPRERRLGAICGTPFLEQALAIEWQHGDLTLRGWVAEPSATTSALAEIQYCYVNGRMMRDRLINHAIRQACEDKLGVDQQPAFVLYLEIDPHQVDVNVHPAKHEVRFHQSRLVHDFIYQGVISVFQQQGENALALEETAETPVERWQPENRVAAGRNQFATPAVAREPREAATRQSSPTSGSGGRPAGAGVTPLWPHAAPGYQKQQGALYHQLLETPDVEPKPADRAEEPAALEGHSQSFGRVLTVLPPDKALLERQGKLSLLSLVVAERWLKQAQLAPGSEGLRAQPLLIPLRLKVSREEHDVLVKYQALLKEMGIEFDTDARQITIRTVPLPLRKQNLQILIHELPGYLAQQADVSAGQLALWIARHLASDHEQWSQAQAITLLADVERLCPQLVKSPPGGLLQPVDLQSAMNALKDD
- the miaA gene encoding tRNA (adenosine(37)-N6)-dimethylallyltransferase MiaA; this translates as MTEDKKRPQAIFLMGPTASGKTALAINLRKTLPVELISVDSALIYRGMDVGTAKPTEQELAQAPHRLLDLLDPAQAYSAADFRRDALAEMAEITAAGRIPLLVGGTMLYFKALLEGLSPLPSANPEVRAKIEQQAAEQGWNALHRQLEEIDPVAAARIHPNDPQRLSRALEVFFISGKTLTELTQTSGEALPYQVHQFAIAPASRELLHQRIEQRFHQMLASGFEAEVRALFARGDLHTEMPSIRCVGYRQMWSYLAGETSYDEMVYRGICATRQLAKRQMTWLRGWEGVHWLDSEKPEQAYSEVLQVVSAKHG
- the hfq gene encoding RNA chaperone Hfq, translated to MAKGQSLQDPFLNALRRERVPVSIYLVNGIKLQGQIESFDQFVILLKNTVSQMVYKHAISTVVPSRPVSHHSNNTGTGGSGGYHHGGSAQAGSAPQQDSEETE
- the hflX gene encoding ribosome rescue GTPase HflX, giving the protein MFDRYDAGEQAVLVHIYFSQDKDMEDLAEFESLVSSAGVEALQVVTGSRKSPHPKYFVGEGKAVEIAEAVKATGASVVLFDHALSPAQERNLEALCQCRVIDRTGLILDIFAQRARTHEGKLQVELAQLRHLATRLVRGWTHLERQKGGIGLRGPGETQLETDRRLLRNRIMLILSRLERVEKQREQGRRSRNKADVPTISLVGYTNAGKSTLFNRITAADVYAADQLFATLDPTLRRIDVADVGETVLADTVGFIRHLPHDLVAAFKATLQETRQATLLLHVIDAADFRMQENIAAVDTVLEEIEANEIPTLLVMNKIDALDEFEPRIDRNDENVPIRVWLSAQTGAGVPLLFQALTERLSGEIAQHTLRLPPQAGRLRSRFYQLQAIEKEWTEEDGCVGLEVRMPIVDWRRLCKQEPALADYIV
- the hflK gene encoding FtsH protease activity modulator HflK, with the protein product MAWNQPGNNGQDRDPWGSSKPGGDSGGNKGGRDQGPPDLDDIFRKLSKKLGGLGGGKSGGSGGGNASQGPGNPIGGRVVGIVAAAAVIIWAATGFYTIKEAERGVVTRFGKFSHLVEPGLNWKPTFIDSVQAVNVESVRELAASGVMLTSDENVVRVEMNVQYRVTDPQRYLFSVTSADDSLRQATDSALRGVIGKYTMDKILTEGRTVIRSDTQRELEETIKPYNMGITLLDVNFQTARPPEEVKAAFDDAIAARENEQQYIREAEAYSNEVQPRANGQAQRILEEARAYKAQTVLEAQGEVARFAKMLPEYKAAPQITRERLYIETMEKVLSHTRKVLVNDKGGNLMVLPLDQMLKGGAQQPAAKSDNSAANNLLRLPPASSSSSSASTSSSSSSGDIMDQRRANALRNDTQRVGSE
- the hflC gene encoding protease modulator HflC — its product is MRKSFVAVIIIVLVVIYTSLFVVHEGERGITLRFGKVLRDDENKPVVYEPGLHFKIPFIETVKTLDARIQTMDNQADRFVTKEKKDLIVDSYIKWRISDFSRYYLATGGGDVSQAEVLLKRKFSDRLRSEIGRLDVKDIVTDSRGRLTLDVRDALNSGSAGTDDEVATPAADDAIASAAARVTQETNGKVPVVNPNSMAALGIEVVDVRIKQINLPAEVSEAIYNRMRAEREAVARRHRSQGQEEAEKLRATADYEVTRTLAEAEREGRISRGEGDAEAAKLFADAFSQDPDFYAFIRSLRAYEASFQSNQDIMVLSPDSDFFRYMKTPANSAR
- a CDS encoding DUF2065 domain-containing protein produces the protein MNSTIWLALALVLVLEGLGPMLYPRIWRRMILAMAQLPDTLLRRFGGGLVVAGIVIYYMLSRASS
- a CDS encoding adenylosuccinate synthase codes for the protein MGNNVVVLGTQWGDEGKGKIVDLLTERAKYVVRYQGGHNAGHTLVINGEKTVLHLIPSGILRENVTSIIGNGVVLSPAALMKEMKGLEDRGIPVRERLLLSEACPLILDYHVALDVAREKARGAKAIGTTGRGIGPAYEDKVARRGLRVGDLFDKATFADKLKEVMEYHNFQLVNFYKVEAVDYQKVLDDAMAVADILTSMVVDVSDLLDQARKRGDFIMFEGAQGTLLDIDHGTYPYVTSSNTTAGGVATGSGIGPRYVDYVLGIIKAYSTRVGAGPFPTELFDDIGEFLCKQGNEFGATTGRRRRTGWLDAVAVRRAVQINSLSGFCLTKLDVLDGLKEVKICVGYRMPDGREVTTTPMAADDWEGIQPIYEVMPGWSETTFGVKERSGLPQAALNYIKRIEEVTGVPIDIISTGPDRTETMILRDPFDA
- the nsrR gene encoding nitric oxide-sensing transcriptional repressor NsrR → MQLTSFTDYGLRALIYMASLPEGRMTNISEVTEVYGVSRNHMVKIINQLSRAGYVMAVRGKNGGIRLGKPAETIRIGDVVRELEPLSLVNCSSEFCHITPACRLKQALAEAVQSFLQELDKHTLADLVDQNQPLYKLLLVE